In one Trichocoleus desertorum ATA4-8-CV12 genomic region, the following are encoded:
- a CDS encoding MBL fold metallo-hydrolase yields MCNKPVCEHWFSTQRLRDDLYLITEPHYYAYNRANLWLIKGQTQDLLIDTGLGVASLRQHIAALIDKPLLAIASHIHFDHAGGLYEFDQRAIHAAEAEALRQGDDYEALCLPEQGWVKPEHFDLLPHAGFTVEQYTLQAAEPTRVLQEGDVLDLGDRALEVLHLPGHSAGCIALYDPASQELFSGDVIYDGELLDELHCSHIPTYTATYERLQKLPVETVYPGHYAIFGQERYHQIMQDYLERRRQPGCPIESLVRSER; encoded by the coding sequence ATGTGCAACAAACCCGTCTGTGAGCATTGGTTTTCTACCCAGCGGCTGAGAGACGACCTGTATCTGATTACAGAGCCTCACTATTACGCCTACAATCGCGCCAATCTCTGGCTAATCAAAGGCCAAACGCAAGACCTGTTGATTGATACAGGGTTAGGGGTTGCCAGTCTGCGGCAACATATTGCTGCCCTGATTGATAAACCTTTGCTAGCGATCGCCTCTCACATTCATTTTGATCATGCAGGCGGACTGTATGAGTTCGACCAGCGAGCTATTCACGCGGCGGAAGCAGAGGCTTTGCGGCAAGGCGATGACTATGAGGCTCTCTGCTTACCGGAACAGGGCTGGGTGAAACCCGAACACTTTGATTTGCTACCCCACGCTGGGTTTACGGTGGAGCAATACACCCTCCAAGCGGCTGAACCCACTAGGGTTTTGCAAGAAGGAGACGTACTGGATTTGGGCGATCGCGCCTTAGAAGTGTTGCATCTACCCGGACATTCGGCTGGCTGTATTGCTTTGTACGATCCTGCCTCTCAAGAGTTATTCTCTGGCGATGTGATTTACGATGGTGAGTTGTTGGATGAACTGCATTGCAGCCACATTCCCACCTACACAGCCACCTACGAGCGCTTGCAAAAGCTACCTGTAGAAACGGTCTATCCCGGTCACTACGCTATTTTCGGACAGGAACGCTATCACCAAATTATGCAGGACTATTTAGAGCGTCGCCGCCAACCGGGATGTCCGATAGAGTCTCTGGTGAGGAGTGAGAGATGA
- a CDS encoding ABC transporter substrate-binding protein — MRKFPSLIRLLGLAFLSLVLSIACSQQPNTNAPQSQALVSATNNWVGYSGHHVAVGKDLFSQAGLKVQDLFFQSATEEMTAFLAGKVDIGWFTSGDAIQMAAKDPSIKMIYLVDYSNGSDGIIGRGIKSPQDVKGKTIARENILFEKVLLRAYLERGGLTEADATVKDLAAADAATAFAAKQVDVAVSYEPYLSKAAQQGGGEVIFSTKDTNLIADVIAVHDTLLQTRQTDLQAYLKAVDQAVKLLNAGDVESLKLAGRRLGVSAEEIKTQLEGVKLFDLEGNKSVGFNPSNANSLIGNLEMTAKAAYDFKFVPQALKVESIYDASIVKAA, encoded by the coding sequence ATGCGTAAGTTCCCTTCTTTGATTCGGTTGCTGGGTTTAGCGTTCTTGTCTTTAGTCCTCAGCATTGCCTGCTCTCAGCAACCCAATACCAATGCGCCCCAATCTCAAGCGTTGGTTTCTGCTACCAATAATTGGGTAGGTTATTCTGGTCATCATGTCGCGGTAGGAAAGGATCTTTTCTCCCAAGCAGGACTAAAAGTTCAAGATCTGTTTTTCCAGAGTGCTACAGAAGAGATGACCGCGTTCCTAGCAGGAAAAGTAGATATCGGTTGGTTTACCTCTGGGGATGCCATTCAAATGGCGGCTAAAGATCCTTCGATCAAAATGATCTACTTGGTGGACTACTCCAATGGCTCGGATGGCATTATTGGCCGTGGGATCAAGTCTCCTCAAGATGTCAAAGGCAAAACGATCGCCCGCGAAAATATTTTGTTTGAGAAAGTGCTTCTCCGAGCTTACCTGGAAAGAGGAGGACTGACTGAGGCAGATGCGACCGTCAAAGACCTAGCGGCGGCTGATGCTGCGACGGCCTTTGCTGCCAAACAAGTAGATGTTGCCGTTTCCTATGAACCTTACCTGAGCAAAGCCGCGCAGCAAGGGGGAGGAGAAGTTATTTTCTCTACCAAGGATACTAACCTAATTGCAGATGTGATTGCGGTACATGACACATTGCTACAAACCCGTCAGACAGATTTGCAAGCTTATCTCAAAGCAGTCGATCAAGCGGTGAAGTTGCTGAACGCAGGTGATGTCGAGTCTCTCAAGCTAGCGGGTAGAAGGCTGGGGGTGAGCGCTGAGGAGATCAAAACGCAATTGGAAGGCGTGAAACTATTTGATTTAGAGGGCAATAAATCCGTCGGCTTTAATCCTAGTAATGCCAACAGCTTGATTGGCAATTTGGAGATGACTGCCAAAGCTGCTTACGACTTTAAGTTTGTGCCCCAAGCTCTCAAGGTCGAGTCTATATATGATGCTTCCATCGTGAAGGCAGCCTAA